AATTCTGGCCGTTCAACGTTTTCGTAATGGAGAAAACCCTGAATCCATCTGCGCTTCACTCGGCAAATCGAAAGCCTGGCTCTACAAGTGGCTAAAACGCCAGGAGCACCATGACAACGAAGACCCCTGGAGCAAGGACTCATCAAGGCGTCCGAAAAACTGCGCCAACAGAACGCCGGATGAAATCGAGGAGATTGTGAAGCTTGTCCGTCTCAGCCTCTACAACAAAGAGGTCTTCTGCGGTGCTAAGGCCATCCTCTGGGAGCTGGAGGACATGGATATTTCGCCTCTGCCGTCGCTCCGCACCATCAACAGGATTTTCGCGCGGAACGAACTGACGCATCTCCGCCGGATTGGCGGAAACAACCGGAGAAGGGCAGATATCATTTCGTTCGTCTGATCCGAAGCGACAAGCGACTGAACATATTCGGAGAGAGCTTTCCCGTGCCGCCGGAGCTGGAACTCGAATACGCCGTCGCCACTATAGATGTCAATGAGCAAAAGCTTACAATTTCTCACGACGGAAAACAGGTGCAAGAAATTGAGTATAAGCGTTAAAGCGTAACGGAATATCAGTCTGCGATGTGCCGGCACATTTTTTCGTCTGCGATGTGCTGGCACTCAACAGGTACTCAAACTGACCACTTCCCGAGCGAACGACAGCAGACGTTTATCGACGGTCTGAGTCGAGGATTCCTCTATTACGGAAGCGTCTTTCACGTCATAGTCTTCGACAACCTGACCGCGGCGGTGGAAAAAGTTCTTCTGGGTGGAAGATCGTCATTGTGCAAGCCTCCTGGAGTCTTTCAACAAATCACGAACTCTGTTTCGGTCTATGAATGCGAAGTGCTCTCCTACTCTTCCCCGACCCGCACCTTGATGCAGACCTTGCGGACCGTCGCCGGGACGAGGGCGCGCTTCTGCGGCATGTGGACGTCCTCGGGAAAGACGATGGCGATGTCGCCCTTCCGCAGAAGGATGAAGTCGCACTCCTTCTCGTAGAAGGTCGCATCGGCCTTGGGATCGTACTCGACGGCGGGCGCCCCGGCGCGTTCAAGCGGCGCGTACCCCAGATACTCGAACCCCTCGGCGACGTAGTGCACGTCGGCGTACACCCGATGCGCCTCCAGCCCGCAGTTGTCCATGGTCTTGGAGACGTACGCCTGCACGAGAGCGAAGACGTCGTCTCCCTCGATGTCGTAGCGTCCCGGCTCCATCGCCGCGACGTCGTGCTCCTTCAGAAATTCGAACGCCTTCCGGAAGCGCTCCCCCAACACATAGTACCGTTCGCAAGTTGCCAGCGTGCCGATGATCATGCTCTTTCCCACCTTCCTATTTTTACGATGCGCTTTCGCGCCCTACCAGTACGATACCATGAAGGGGAAGGGCGTTACAAGAGACCCTATTTCTCTTTCTCCGATGATCGAAATTCCCAGAGAGAACGCAAAAAACTCTCTGGCAAGACGTCCAAGGTCTTGATTTTTCCGACAAAAAATATAAACTAGTCTGAGACTGGTTTGATCGGAGGAAAGATTATGGAAAAAATCGGAGTCTACGAGGCGAAAACACATCTCACGCAACTTATGGATCGCGTTTCCAAGGGTGAAAAATTTACAATCACGAAGCACGGCGTGCCCGTGGCGATTTTGCAGCCCGCCGATTTCTCGAAGACGGAACCCGTACGAGAGGTCATCGAACAGCTGAAGCATTTCC
Above is a window of Deltaproteobacteria bacterium DNA encoding:
- a CDS encoding DUF386 domain-containing protein — encoded protein: MIIGTLATCERYYVLGERFRKAFEFLKEHDVAAMEPGRYDIEGDDVFALVQAYVSKTMDNCGLEAHRVYADVHYVAEGFEYLGYAPLERAGAPAVEYDPKADATFYEKECDFILLRKGDIAIVFPEDVHMPQKRALVPATVRKVCIKVRVGEE
- a CDS encoding type II toxin-antitoxin system prevent-host-death family antitoxin, producing MEKIGVYEAKTHLTQLMDRVSKGEKFTITKHGVPVAILQPADFSKTEPVREVIEQLKHFRSGRLLDGLSIRDMIKEGRR